The following are from one region of the Penaeus monodon isolate SGIC_2016 chromosome 19, NSTDA_Pmon_1, whole genome shotgun sequence genome:
- the LOC119585158 gene encoding dynein intermediate chain 2, ciliary-like isoform X2 has protein sequence MVERIINQNTHDEINQDFRYWEDASDEYRQLEGSLLPLWKFHCNKSRSQVVSSLSWSPCHHDLFVASYTPENEGRICLFTLKNPGIPERMLVTPQGVTSVQFHPSRESVVVAGHSDGTVTVYDAAAPPGRLSSSTTSGKHLLAVMQVCCLDTEPGQSPSFYSVSQDGRVSQWFVHSSWLKCSDILDFHTTKRPTRKASSSKVNLEGTATCIAVSPERDDILLLGVDTGALFQVCTSRTKHSIIRYPAHLGPVTAITWNNIHKKVFASSSLDWNVKMWLQYHLSPIVTLDLGGPVVGLAWSPSSSTVIVAVTEEGRIYVYDLFLRKCQPLCVQNLVQRRRFSLASVAFSPYQPVILVGGEKGYLVAFKLSPNLRKPHKDAKGADENRKREIELCKMERIIALSRG, from the exons ATGGTAGAAAGGATCATAAACCAAAATACTCATGACGAAATTAATCAAG ATTTCCGATATTGGGAAGACGCAAGCGATGAGTACCGTCAGCTGGAAGGGTCTCTTTTGCCACTGTGGAAGTTCCACTGTAATAAATCCCGGTCTCAAGTGGTCTCGTCCCTTTCCTGGAGTCCCTGCCACCATGATCTCTTTGTGGCCTCTTATACACCAG agaatgaagggagaatCTGCCTGTTCACCCTGAAGAACCCTGGCATTCCCGAGAGAATGCTGGTTACTCCTCAAGGCGTCACGTCAGTCCAGTTCCACCCTTCT CGTGAGAGCGTGGTAGTTGCGGGTCACAGCGATGGGACGGTGACGGTGTACGACGCCGCCGCGCCTCCCGGGCGGCTCTCCTCCTCCACGACCTCCGGCAAGCACCTCCTCGCTGTTATGCAG GTCTGCTGCCTGGACACCGAACCAGGGCAGAGCCCAAGTTTCTACTCAGTGTCTCAAGATGGTCGAGTGTCCCAATGGTTTGTTCACTCATCGTGGCTTAAATGCTCAGACATTCTGGATTTCCACACGACCAAGAGGCCCACCAGAAAAGCTTCCTCGAGCAAAGTCAATCTTGAAG GTACCGCTACTTGTATAGCGGTTAGTCCAGAGAGGGACGACATACTACTTCTGGGTGTAGATACAGGGGCGTTATTCCAAGTATGTACATCCAGAACTAAGCACTCTATCATTCGCTATCCCGCTCATCTTGGGCCCGTAACCGCCATCACATGGAACAACATTCATAAAAAAGTTTTCGCCAGCTCTTCTTTAGACTGGAATGTCAAAATGTGGCTGCAGTATCACCT GTCACCTATTGTAACGTTAGACCTGGGAGGACCTGTTGTGGGGCTGGCATGGTCCCCTTCCAGTAGCACAGTGATAGTGGCTGTTACCGAGGAAGGACGGATCTATGTATACGATCTCTTCCTTCGTAAGTGTCAGCCTTTGTGCGTTCAAAACCTGGTCCAGAGACGTCGTTTCAGCTTAGCCTCCGTGGCCTTCAGTCCTTACCAGCCCGTTATACTGGTGGGCGGAGAGAA GGGTTACCTCGTGGCATTCAAGCTCTCGCCCAACCTCAGGAAGCCACATAAAGATGCAAAAGGTGCGGATGAgaacaggaaaagggaaatagaattgTGCAAGATGGAGAGGATCATCGCCCTAAGCAGGGGTTGA
- the LOC119585158 gene encoding dynein intermediate chain 2, ciliary-like isoform X1 produces MVERIINQNTHDEINQDFRYWEDASDEYRQLEGSLLPLWKFHCNKSRSQVVSSLSWSPCHHDLFVASYTPDKLCALENEGRICLFTLKNPGIPERMLVTPQGVTSVQFHPSRESVVVAGHSDGTVTVYDAAAPPGRLSSSTTSGKHLLAVMQVCCLDTEPGQSPSFYSVSQDGRVSQWFVHSSWLKCSDILDFHTTKRPTRKASSSKVNLEGTATCIAVSPERDDILLLGVDTGALFQVCTSRTKHSIIRYPAHLGPVTAITWNNIHKKVFASSSLDWNVKMWLQYHLSPIVTLDLGGPVVGLAWSPSSSTVIVAVTEEGRIYVYDLFLRKCQPLCVQNLVQRRRFSLASVAFSPYQPVILVGGEKGYLVAFKLSPNLRKPHKDAKGADENRKREIELCKMERIIALSRG; encoded by the exons ATGGTAGAAAGGATCATAAACCAAAATACTCATGACGAAATTAATCAAG ATTTCCGATATTGGGAAGACGCAAGCGATGAGTACCGTCAGCTGGAAGGGTCTCTTTTGCCACTGTGGAAGTTCCACTGTAATAAATCCCGGTCTCAAGTGGTCTCGTCCCTTTCCTGGAGTCCCTGCCACCATGATCTCTTTGTGGCCTCTTATACACCAG ATAAGCTCTGTGCTTtagagaatgaagggagaatCTGCCTGTTCACCCTGAAGAACCCTGGCATTCCCGAGAGAATGCTGGTTACTCCTCAAGGCGTCACGTCAGTCCAGTTCCACCCTTCT CGTGAGAGCGTGGTAGTTGCGGGTCACAGCGATGGGACGGTGACGGTGTACGACGCCGCCGCGCCTCCCGGGCGGCTCTCCTCCTCCACGACCTCCGGCAAGCACCTCCTCGCTGTTATGCAG GTCTGCTGCCTGGACACCGAACCAGGGCAGAGCCCAAGTTTCTACTCAGTGTCTCAAGATGGTCGAGTGTCCCAATGGTTTGTTCACTCATCGTGGCTTAAATGCTCAGACATTCTGGATTTCCACACGACCAAGAGGCCCACCAGAAAAGCTTCCTCGAGCAAAGTCAATCTTGAAG GTACCGCTACTTGTATAGCGGTTAGTCCAGAGAGGGACGACATACTACTTCTGGGTGTAGATACAGGGGCGTTATTCCAAGTATGTACATCCAGAACTAAGCACTCTATCATTCGCTATCCCGCTCATCTTGGGCCCGTAACCGCCATCACATGGAACAACATTCATAAAAAAGTTTTCGCCAGCTCTTCTTTAGACTGGAATGTCAAAATGTGGCTGCAGTATCACCT GTCACCTATTGTAACGTTAGACCTGGGAGGACCTGTTGTGGGGCTGGCATGGTCCCCTTCCAGTAGCACAGTGATAGTGGCTGTTACCGAGGAAGGACGGATCTATGTATACGATCTCTTCCTTCGTAAGTGTCAGCCTTTGTGCGTTCAAAACCTGGTCCAGAGACGTCGTTTCAGCTTAGCCTCCGTGGCCTTCAGTCCTTACCAGCCCGTTATACTGGTGGGCGGAGAGAA GGGTTACCTCGTGGCATTCAAGCTCTCGCCCAACCTCAGGAAGCCACATAAAGATGCAAAAGGTGCGGATGAgaacaggaaaagggaaatagaattgTGCAAGATGGAGAGGATCATCGCCCTAAGCAGGGGTTGA